From the Micromonospora sediminicola genome, one window contains:
- a CDS encoding DMT family transporter, which yields MTVETTPDRAPLRSWLPGFVALAAIWGSSFLFIKVGVTELHPVQLTLFRVATGAVTLLVVLAVLRDRLPREPRVWAHMLVVAAFGVALPFTLFGFGEQRVESMLAGIWNATTPLIVLPLAVLVFRTERLTARRAVGLGLGFVGVLVVLGVWEGVGGAHFTGQLMCFGAAACYGLAIPYQKKFIAGSAHSGLSLSAAQLLVATAQLALVAPLVAGAPPMPTDLSLRVVASVLALGALGTGLAFVINMRNIRLAGASTASTVTYLIPVFAVLVGAVVLGERMNWHQPVGALVVLVGVAVAQGLFGRRGRRPEPVAPAARTVEPAARG from the coding sequence GTGACAGTCGAGACCACTCCTGACCGCGCGCCGCTGCGGAGCTGGCTGCCCGGGTTCGTCGCGCTCGCCGCCATCTGGGGCTCCAGCTTCCTCTTCATCAAGGTGGGGGTGACCGAGCTGCACCCCGTGCAGCTCACCCTCTTCCGGGTCGCCACCGGCGCGGTCACGCTTCTGGTGGTGCTGGCCGTGCTGCGCGACCGGCTGCCCCGCGAGCCCCGGGTCTGGGCGCACATGCTGGTGGTCGCCGCGTTCGGCGTCGCGCTGCCGTTCACCCTCTTCGGCTTCGGCGAGCAGCGGGTCGAGTCGATGCTGGCCGGCATCTGGAACGCCACCACGCCGCTGATCGTGCTGCCGCTGGCCGTGCTGGTGTTCCGCACCGAGCGGCTGACCGCGCGGCGGGCCGTGGGGCTGGGGCTGGGCTTCGTCGGCGTGCTGGTGGTGCTCGGCGTCTGGGAGGGCGTGGGCGGTGCCCACTTCACCGGCCAGCTCATGTGCTTCGGGGCGGCGGCCTGCTACGGCCTGGCGATCCCGTACCAGAAGAAGTTCATCGCGGGCAGCGCGCACTCCGGGCTGTCGCTGTCGGCGGCGCAACTGCTCGTGGCCACCGCGCAGCTCGCGCTGGTCGCGCCGCTGGTGGCGGGCGCGCCCCCGATGCCGACCGACCTGTCGCTGCGGGTGGTGGCCAGCGTGCTCGCGCTCGGCGCGCTCGGCACCGGGCTGGCCTTCGTGATCAACATGCGCAACATCCGGCTGGCCGGGGCGAGCACGGCGTCCACGGTGACCTACCTGATCCCGGTGTTCGCGGTGCTGGTCGGCGCGGTGGTGCTCGGCGAGCGGATGAACTGGCACCAGCCGGTCGGCGCGCTGGTGGTGCTCGTCGGGGTGGCGGTCGCGCAGGGCCTGTTCGGCAGGCGTGGACGCCGGCCGGAGCCGGTGGCCCCCGCGGCGCGCACGGTCGAGCCGGCCGCCCGGGGCTGA
- a CDS encoding PHP domain-containing protein — MTARDPIADLRRIAFLLERANEATYRVRAFRSAAAALGALPAGEVAERARTGKLTELAGVGDVTARCVVESLAGEEPVYLRRLVATEGTDLDEEAARLWDALRGDCHTHSDWSDGGSPIEEMALAAVELGHEYVVLTDHSPRLKVARGLTADRLRRQLDHVAAVNDALPKGFRILTGIEVDILADGSLDQDDELLARLDVVVGSVHSGLSDDRARMTRRMLAAIGNPHLDILGHCTGRMVSSRPAGVTGPGDRGHRARTRKESEFDPDAVFAACAEHDVAVEINSRPERQDPPKRLIRRALEAGCRFAINTDAHAPGQLDWQRFGCERAARCGVPADRVVNTWTADRLVKWTAGRG, encoded by the coding sequence ATGACTGCCCGGGACCCCATCGCCGACCTGCGCCGGATCGCGTTCCTGCTGGAGCGGGCGAACGAGGCCACCTACCGGGTCCGGGCGTTCCGGTCGGCGGCCGCGGCGCTCGGCGCGCTGCCCGCCGGGGAGGTGGCGGAGCGGGCCCGCACCGGCAAGTTGACCGAGCTGGCCGGCGTCGGCGACGTGACCGCCCGCTGTGTCGTCGAGTCGCTGGCCGGCGAGGAACCCGTCTACCTGCGCCGGCTGGTCGCCACCGAGGGCACCGACCTGGACGAGGAGGCGGCGCGGCTGTGGGACGCGTTGCGCGGCGACTGCCACACCCACTCCGACTGGTCCGACGGCGGCTCGCCGATCGAGGAGATGGCGCTGGCGGCGGTCGAGCTGGGGCACGAGTACGTGGTGCTCACCGACCACTCGCCCCGGCTCAAGGTGGCCCGGGGTCTCACCGCCGACCGGCTGCGCCGGCAGCTCGACCACGTGGCCGCCGTGAACGATGCGCTGCCGAAGGGCTTCCGCATCCTCACCGGCATCGAGGTCGACATCCTCGCCGACGGCTCGCTGGACCAGGACGACGAGCTGCTCGCCCGGCTGGACGTGGTGGTCGGCTCGGTGCACAGCGGCCTGAGCGACGACCGGGCGCGGATGACCCGCCGGATGCTGGCGGCGATCGGCAACCCGCACCTGGACATCCTCGGCCACTGCACCGGCCGGATGGTCTCGTCCCGGCCGGCGGGCGTGACCGGGCCGGGCGACCGGGGCCACCGGGCCCGCACCCGCAAGGAGAGCGAGTTCGACCCGGACGCCGTCTTCGCCGCCTGCGCCGAGCACGACGTCGCCGTCGAGATCAACTCCCGGCCGGAACGGCAGGACCCGCCGAAGCGGTTGATCCGCCGGGCGCTGGAGGCCGGCTGCCGATTCGCGATCAACACCGACGCGCACGCGCCCGGTCAGCTCGACTGGCAGCGCTTCGGCTGCGAGCGGGCGGCGCGTTGCGGCGTACCGGCGGACCGGGTGGTCAACACGTGGACGGCCGACCGCCTGGTGAAGTGGACGGCGGGCCGGGGCTGA
- a CDS encoding M23 family metallopeptidase — protein sequence MRSPSIGRRARPAYPVLLLVAALAAGCDRPAAPADAWRDPSPMVTAAQPAEPASPRPTPPAASSAAPTPTGTDVRRVFPVRAGNVDYHPTHGGYPGTDLFADCGEPVVAVTDGVVLEVSRVDRFDKRGPLGPNNGGLSVSLLGDDGVRYYGSHLSAITAGVDAGVRVRAGQQLGKVGRTGNANNVCHLHFGLSPKCTGTNDWWIRRGVVWPAPYLNSWRKGGNRSPVAEVTAWQRKHGCPTSPGRSTAGG from the coding sequence ATGCGCTCGCCATCGATCGGACGCCGCGCGCGTCCGGCGTACCCGGTCCTGCTGCTCGTGGCGGCGCTGGCCGCCGGGTGCGACCGCCCCGCCGCGCCCGCCGACGCCTGGCGGGACCCGAGCCCGATGGTGACCGCCGCGCAGCCGGCCGAGCCGGCGAGTCCCCGCCCGACCCCGCCGGCCGCCTCCTCCGCCGCCCCGACGCCGACCGGCACCGACGTGCGGCGGGTCTTCCCGGTCCGGGCCGGCAACGTCGACTACCACCCGACGCACGGCGGCTATCCGGGCACCGACCTCTTCGCCGACTGCGGCGAGCCGGTCGTGGCGGTCACCGACGGCGTGGTCCTGGAGGTCAGCCGGGTGGACCGGTTCGACAAGCGCGGGCCGCTCGGGCCGAACAACGGCGGACTCTCGGTGTCGCTGCTCGGCGACGACGGGGTGCGCTACTACGGCTCCCACCTGAGCGCGATCACGGCCGGCGTCGACGCCGGCGTACGCGTGCGCGCCGGCCAGCAGCTCGGCAAGGTGGGCCGCACCGGCAACGCCAACAACGTCTGCCACCTGCACTTCGGGCTGTCGCCGAAGTGCACCGGCACGAACGACTGGTGGATCCGGCGGGGTGTGGTCTGGCCGGCGCCCTACCTGAACTCGTGGCGTAAGGGCGGCAACCGGTCGCCGGTCGCCGAGGTCACCGCCTGGCAGCGCAAGCACGGCTGCCCGACGTCGCCCGGCCGGTCGACCGCCGGCGGCTGA
- a CDS encoding tRNA adenosine deaminase-associated protein, with protein MSYFAAAVARVDGGWTAGEVSLRGVTDIEEVADRLRDVEPDADLSLLFVEADDTYLVILRLDEGEDLRVFGSDSAYAEESRLGALLVGDLKTSVTGLEDVDEPRPTGGDEDSEQPAVDPEADPVGDADLLADLGIPAQKLLALCAHEGSMPADVTAEICQVLGCADDVEELREV; from the coding sequence GTGTCGTACTTCGCTGCTGCCGTGGCGCGCGTCGACGGTGGCTGGACCGCCGGCGAGGTGAGCCTGCGGGGCGTCACCGACATCGAGGAGGTGGCCGACCGGCTGCGCGACGTCGAGCCGGACGCCGACCTCTCCCTGCTCTTCGTCGAGGCGGACGACACGTACCTGGTGATCCTGCGCCTGGACGAGGGGGAGGACCTGCGGGTCTTCGGCTCCGACTCGGCCTACGCGGAGGAGTCCCGGCTGGGCGCGCTGCTGGTGGGCGACCTGAAGACCTCGGTCACCGGGCTGGAGGACGTCGACGAGCCGCGCCCGACCGGCGGCGACGAGGACAGCGAGCAGCCGGCCGTGGACCCGGAGGCCGACCCGGTGGGCGACGCAGACCTCCTCGCCGACCTGGGCATCCCGGCGCAGAAGCTGCTCGCGCTCTGCGCCCACGAGGGTTCCATGCCGGCGGACGTCACCGCCGAGATCTGCCAGGTGCTCGGCTGCGCGGACGACGTCGAGGAGCTGCGTGAGGTCTGA
- a CDS encoding nucleoside deaminase → MRSEPGESVTPGAAEPVDATDPALETVGPPGAGPGADEWLAGLGELGRRQRHELWMRRALEVAVTGPDSGTPGEDADDVPVGAVLYAPDGAELAIGRNERELTGDPTAHAEVLALRRAAQRLGRWRLDGCTLVVTLEPCTMCAGAIALARVSTVVFGAWEPKTGAVGSLWDVLRDRRVTHRPEVYGGVLETESAALLRAFFR, encoded by the coding sequence GTGAGGTCTGAGCCGGGAGAGTCGGTCACCCCCGGCGCGGCGGAACCGGTCGACGCCACCGATCCGGCGCTGGAGACGGTGGGACCGCCGGGCGCGGGGCCGGGTGCCGACGAGTGGCTGGCCGGGCTCGGCGAGCTGGGTCGCCGGCAGCGGCACGAGCTGTGGATGCGCCGGGCCCTGGAGGTCGCGGTGACCGGCCCGGACAGCGGCACCCCCGGCGAGGACGCCGACGACGTGCCGGTCGGTGCCGTGCTGTACGCCCCCGACGGCGCCGAGCTGGCGATCGGGCGCAACGAGCGGGAGCTGACCGGCGACCCGACGGCGCACGCCGAGGTGCTGGCGCTGCGCCGGGCCGCGCAGCGGCTGGGTCGCTGGCGGCTGGACGGCTGCACCCTGGTGGTGACGCTGGAGCCGTGCACCATGTGCGCCGGTGCGATCGCGCTGGCCCGGGTCTCGACGGTGGTGTTCGGGGCGTGGGAGCCGAAGACGGGTGCGGTGGGCTCGCTCTGGGACGTGCTGCGCGACCGCCGCGTCACGCACCGCCCCGAGGTGTACGGGGGCGTGCTGGAGACGGAGAGCGCGGCGCTCCTGCGCGCGTTCTTCCGCTGA
- the deoD gene encoding purine-nucleoside phosphorylase, whose product MSTHIGAEPGEIAERVLMPGDPLRAKWIAETYLEEARCYTTVRGMLGFTGRWNGVDVSVQGSGMGMPSASIYAHELVNEYGVKSLIRVGSCGALTEDLALRDVVAAIGSSTDSNMNRMRFDGLIDYAPVADFGLLRTSVEVAERRGISMRVGPILAADAFYTDRPDLYDTLADYGVLAVEMESAALYTIAARFKARALTILTVSDHIKTGEKTTSQEREQTFGQMVEIALDTIIA is encoded by the coding sequence ATGAGTACGCACATCGGCGCTGAGCCGGGAGAGATCGCCGAGCGGGTCCTGATGCCGGGCGACCCGCTGCGGGCCAAGTGGATCGCGGAGACCTACCTCGAGGAGGCCCGCTGCTACACGACGGTGCGCGGCATGCTGGGCTTCACCGGGCGGTGGAACGGCGTCGACGTCTCCGTCCAGGGTTCCGGCATGGGCATGCCGTCCGCCTCCATCTACGCCCATGAACTGGTCAACGAGTACGGCGTGAAGTCGCTGATCCGGGTCGGGTCCTGCGGGGCCCTGACCGAGGACCTGGCGCTGCGCGACGTGGTGGCGGCGATCGGCTCGTCCACCGACTCGAACATGAACCGGATGCGTTTCGACGGGCTGATCGACTACGCCCCGGTGGCCGACTTCGGGCTGCTGCGTACCTCGGTCGAGGTGGCCGAGCGGCGCGGCATCAGCATGCGGGTCGGGCCGATCCTGGCCGCGGACGCCTTCTACACCGACCGGCCGGACCTCTACGACACGCTCGCCGACTACGGCGTGCTGGCGGTGGAGATGGAGTCCGCGGCGCTCTACACGATCGCCGCCCGCTTCAAGGCCCGCGCGCTGACCATCCTGACCGTCAGCGACCACATCAAGACCGGCGAGAAGACCACGTCGCAGGAGCGTGAGCAGACCTTCGGCCAGATGGTCGAGATCGCCCTCGACACCATCATCGCCTGA
- a CDS encoding tyrosine-type recombinase/integrase produces MRRPGSAASVTGTGGRGRRRRGGSPRRFTHWVENIAAPAVRENTLAGYRVAAYRHLIPGLGAHRIERLEPEHLERFYRRMQETGSAPATAHQAHRTIRTALNEAVRRGHLAKNPATLAKAPRLPESEIEPYTVSEVQRLMAATHGRRNSARWAVALALGLRQEEALGLRWPDVDLDAGTLTVRRGRQRPRWEHGCRSPCGRKYGGHCPARRQVRADTAETKSRAGRRSIGLPDELVALLRKHRDEQEQERATAAQLWEDGDWLFATPTGGPVNPRTDYDEWKRLLKLAGLRDGRLHDARHTAATVLLILGLAERAVMGIMGWSNSAMAARYQHLTAQVRRDIAQRVGGLLWDSSTGDPESTS; encoded by the coding sequence ATTCGGCGTCCGGGAAGCGCAGCGTCAGTTACTGGAACCGGTGGCCGCGGCCGACGTCGACGGGGTGGAAGTCCACGACGTTTCACTCACTGGGTCGAAAACATCGCTGCCCCGGCCGTGCGAGAGAACACCCTCGCCGGCTACCGCGTGGCCGCCTACCGGCACCTCATCCCCGGCCTCGGTGCCCATCGCATCGAGCGCCTGGAGCCCGAGCACCTGGAGCGCTTCTACCGCCGGATGCAGGAAACCGGCAGCGCTCCGGCGACCGCCCACCAAGCGCACCGCACGATCCGGACCGCACTCAACGAGGCCGTGCGCCGGGGGCACCTCGCCAAGAACCCGGCCACCCTCGCCAAGGCCCCGCGCCTGCCAGAGAGTGAGATCGAGCCGTACACGGTCTCCGAGGTACAGCGATTGATGGCCGCCACCCACGGCCGACGCAACAGCGCGCGGTGGGCGGTCGCGCTAGCCCTCGGCCTGCGCCAAGAGGAAGCGCTCGGCCTCCGCTGGCCGGACGTCGACCTGGACGCGGGGACGCTGACCGTCCGGCGCGGCCGGCAGCGGCCGAGGTGGGAGCACGGGTGTCGCTCACCGTGCGGCCGGAAGTACGGCGGGCACTGTCCCGCCCGCCGCCAGGTGCGGGCCGATACCGCTGAGACGAAGTCCCGCGCCGGCCGGCGCAGCATCGGGCTTCCCGACGAGCTGGTGGCGCTCCTCCGCAAGCACCGCGACGAACAGGAACAGGAGCGCGCGACCGCCGCGCAACTCTGGGAGGACGGTGACTGGCTGTTCGCCACACCGACCGGCGGCCCGGTCAACCCGCGTACCGACTACGACGAGTGGAAGCGACTGCTCAAACTCGCCGGGCTACGGGACGGCCGGCTACACGACGCCCGGCACACCGCCGCCACGGTGCTGCTGATCCTCGGCCTTGCCGAACGGGCCGTGATGGGAATCATGGGCTGGTCGAACTCAGCGATGGCGGCCCGGTACCAACACCTCACCGCCCAGGTCAGGCGGGACATCGCCCAACGCGTCGGAGGGCTGTTGTGGGACAGCTCAACAGGGGACCCGGAATCGACCTCTTGA